The proteins below are encoded in one region of Colletotrichum lupini chromosome 5, complete sequence:
- a CDS encoding dynactin Arp1 p25 subunit gives MMYRFNPDAPQSFHHQSTMSRRVAKGDYIETDTGNKVARKATLVGTQNIMLGGKTVIQPEVMIRGDLARSAQPSAGGAPANSTAVAIGRYCFLSRGALLRPPGRMYKGAFTYMPLRMGDHVFVGANVVIQAASIGNHIHIGRDSVIGEFAIVKDYVRILEGTVVPPNMVIPSFSVVAGQPARVVGEVPEGGHEEFELRELYKTVGNNPQPLTA, from the exons ATGATGTACCG CTTCAACCCAGATGCTCCCCAGAGCTTCCACCACCAGTCCACCATGTCGCGCAGAGTAGCGAAGGGAGACTACATTGAGACC GACACAGGCAACAAGGTCGCCCGCAAAGCGACCCTCGTCGGCACCCAGAATATCATGCTAGGCGGCAAGACGGTAATCCAACCAGAGGTCATGATCCGCGGCGACCTCGCCCGCTCAGCACAGCCCTCTGCCGGCGGCGCCCCGGCCAACAGCACGGCCGTCGCGATCGGGAGATACTGCTTCCTCTCCAGGGGCGCGCTCCTCCGGCCTCCAGGACGGATGTACAAAGG AGCCTTCACATACATGCCCCTCCGCATGGGCGACCACGTCTTCGTCGGCGCAAACGTCGTCATCCAGGCCGCCTCGATCGGGAACCACATCCACATTGGCCGCGACAGCGTCATTGGCGAGTTCGCCATCGTCAAGGACTACGTACGCATACTCGAAGGCACCGTCGTGCCGCCCAACATGGTGATCCCGAGCTTCAGCGTCGTCGCGGGCCAGCCGGCGCGCGTGGTGGGCGAGGTACCCGAGGGCGGGCACGAGGAGTTTGAGTTGAGGGAGCTGTATAAGACGGTGGGGAATAATCCGCAGCCTTTGACTGCGTGA